The Candidatus Acidulodesulfobacterium acidiphilum genome contains a region encoding:
- a CDS encoding carbonic anhydrase — MSTLKEDLANRVKEYDYWAKRRLYGPEGHNNRSLWVLACMDERLPVDEALGILTDKPAGGGDAHCFRNAGGIATDDAIRSAMLTCNFFGTKEIVIVEHTQCGMLSANANDLEKFFREKGIDTDNIMLDPTLPELKLEKGAFAKWIGMMDDVDETCMKTIETFRNHPLIPKDVTISGWIWEVETRRLRAPMPGVAAEKRTLIPDVTSASLNVKSKQPARWK, encoded by the coding sequence ATGTCAACACTTAAAGAAGATTTAGCTAACAGAGTTAAAGAATACGATTACTGGGCAAAACGCCGCCTGTACGGACCAGAGGGACATAACAACCGAAGTTTGTGGGTGCTTGCTTGCATGGATGAACGTTTGCCAGTCGATGAAGCGCTTGGGATTCTTACGGATAAGCCTGCAGGCGGGGGTGACGCACATTGTTTCCGAAATGCGGGAGGAATTGCGACAGACGATGCAATTCGCTCGGCTATGTTGACATGTAATTTTTTCGGCACTAAAGAAATAGTCATCGTAGAGCATACTCAATGTGGAATGTTATCTGCTAATGCTAACGATCTGGAAAAATTTTTTCGGGAAAAAGGTATTGATACGGATAATATTATGCTTGATCCGACGTTGCCTGAGTTGAAATTAGAAAAAGGAGCTTTTGCGAAATGGATCGGAATGATGGATGATGTAGATGAAACATGCATGAAGACAATAGAAACCTTTAGAAATCATCCGCTTATACCTAAAGATGTTACAATAAGCGGTTGGATATGGGAGGTCGAGACACGCCGCCTAAGGGCACCAATGCCTGGAGTCGCAGCCGAAAAGCGTACTTTGATTCCTGATGTTACATCAGCCTCGTTAAATGTCAAATCTAAACAACCGGCGCGATGGAAATAA